The genome window ACGACGTTTCCCCCGACACGCTCGGCGTCGAACTCACCGAGGACGGTATCGTCGTCGAATACAAGGACGGTCGTGAGACCTTCTACCACGGCGTTCCGAGGAAGGTGGACGGAACGCTCCGAACCCAACCGGGCAAACTGGTGCAGGTGCTCGTCACCGCTCCGACGGAGACGGAGGGCGTCATGACCTACGTCAACGACCGGGATACCCACGACGACATCCTCGAAGAGACCGGCGTCGGCCGAGTCATACTGGAACCCGGAGAGGAGGCGGAACTGTTCCCCGGGGTGTCGGTTCGCTCTGACGGCTACGCCGTCGAAGTCGAGGCCAGTCCCGAGATTGCGCGCGGTCGCGTGTTCCTCTTCGAGGAAGACGCGATGGGCGAACGGTCGTTCGAGTTCGTGGAAGAGGACGAGTCGGCGGACGGAAACGAATAATGCCGCTCGCGAAGCGCTGGCAAGCACTCGACAGGGGAACGGTCGCGGGCACGCCGGAACGGTGGGCGATGTACGAACTGGGGACCGACGGCGAAGTCGTGGAAATCGGTGTCGGCGTCCTGCGCGACGAACTGAAGACGGCGCTGACCTATAGCGACGCGACACAGGTTCGCTGGGAGACGTGTCAGTCGCAGGCGCAAGCCGAGGAGTTGGCCGCCGAGCATCGGGAACGAGCGGAATTGGACTGATTCGGCGGTTTGCAGAAGCGGTGCGGTTTTCCGGTCAGTTGATGGGAGAAGACCCGTGTCGTTCCTCGGCGTCCTTCCACTCGCCCAATCCCTCCGGGTCCAAGTGGATGTGGACGTCGCCGACGTCGTCGCGCGAGACGAGGTCGTTTCTGAGTTCGGTTTCGATGTCGTGGGCTTCGATGAACGTGTGGTCGGCCGCGACTTCGGCGTGGAATTCTACCTCGTAGACGGTTCCGGCGTGATACGCGGTGAAATCGTGCAGTCCGTGAACGTCCTCGTGGGAGAGGATTTCGTCCCGGATATCGTCGCGAACCGGCTTCGGTGCGGCGGTGTCCACGAGGTAGTTGACGTTTTCCCGCGAAATTTCGACGCCTTGGTGGATGACGAGCAGGCTGACCAGTCCCCCGGCCAGCGGGTCGAGGACGGGGAATCCACCGGCCATTCCAGCCACGCCGATGACCGCCGCGCCCGTGGTGTAGAGGTCGTTTTTGCTGTCGGCGGCGAGCGCGGCGAGACCGGCCGACTCGACGTTGCGATTGACCCGCTTCGTGTACCAGTAACAGAACGCGCGGTCACAAAAGGCGAAGGCGAGACCGGCGACGAGGGCGATGCTGTAGGTAGATTCGGGTGCCGAAAGGATGGTCTGACCGGCGTCGTAGAGCAGTTTCAGTCCGAGAAGGACGAGCGTGCCGCCGACGAACAGGGCGGTCAGCGGTTCGACCCGGTCGTGGCCGTGGGGATGGTTGGTGTCCGGGCCCTCGAACGAGAGGCGACCCCAGACGAGCACCACCGCACTCGCCAGCAGGTCGGCCACTGAGTGAGCGGCGTCGGCGACGAGCGCGAGGCTTCCGAAGGTGAGGCCGACGCCACCTTCCACCACGATTTTGAGGACGTTCGTCAGGACGTTGGCCCACGACGCTTTGAGAAACTCCTTCCGGTGGTCACCCATTCGTTCTTCCGTGGGGAGCGCGAGGTTAAGAATATATGGGTTAGAGCTGACAAATAACTATTTTAGATCGAGTCTAAATCACATGCCTACACGTGACATGGGCGTCGAACCCTCGCTACAGTCGGCGAGCCATCACCACGATACCGAGGACGATGAGGGCGATTCCCCAGTAGAGCGAGTCGAAGGGGAGGACCTTCAACAGGAGCGTGACGACGCCGGAGGTGAACAGCGACCAACCGATGGTAGTGTTGTATCCCATAGAAGCTACACGATGACGAATCGTTTCAAGCTATCGGCAGTGAGAAAATCAGTTCGACTGGTACGTTCGTTACCCTACTGGATGTAGGAAGGGTCTTCCGCATCGCAGTTCTCCTCGTGTTGTTCGGCGTCGCTCTGGTCGTCGAACATCAGTCCGCACTGCTCGCACTGGTACCATGTCGTGTCGTCTCGCTCGGTTCGAGCAACCATAATTGTACACTCGGTAGCATCGGACAAAGGGGTTTCTGCGGGAAACCCTGAAGACGGTCCGGTGACGAGTAGGGAATATGACGAAAAAACCGACGGTTGCGCTCACCGTCAGGGGCGCGGAAAAGCGCGACGGCGGACGGGGTATCGCCCGGATCGCCGACGCGGCGCGACAGAAACTCGGCGTGCTAAGCGGCGATACGGTCGTGGTCGAAGGCGACGGGACGACCGTGGTGAAGGTGTGGCCCGCTTCGAGCACGGTGCCGGAGAACACCATCCAGATAGACGCCGAGACGCGGGCGAACGCGGGGGTCAGAATCGGGGACGAAGTGTCGGTGTCCCCGATTTCGGTCTCGGACGCGGACTCCATCACCGTCGTTCCGAAGGCCAACTTCTCGATGGACGACGTGGACACGCTGGAGCGAGCGGTGAAACAGGAACTGCTCGACCGGCCCGTTCAGTCCGGGGAGCGGGCGCGAATCGAACGACTCGGCGACGCCGGACTGTTCGTCGTGTCGCGGACGAACCCCGGCGGAACCGTCCGCGTGACGAACGACACGGACGTGAAGGTCTCGCTCTCGAAACTGACCGAATCCGTCTCGACTGCCGCGTCTAACTCCAACGATTCGACGGACGTGACCGGCGCGGCCTACGAGGACATCGGCGGACTGGACGAGGAACTCCGCCGCGTCCGCGAGATGGTCGAACTACCGCTGTCGAACCCGGAACTGTTCCGGCGGTTGGGCATCGACCCGCCGAAAGGCGTCCTGCTCTACGGCCCGCCGGGAACCGGAAAGACGCTCATCGCCAAGGCCGTCGCAAACGAGGTCAACGCCCACTTCGTCTCCATCTCCGGGCCGGAAGTGATGAGCAAGTACAAGGGTGAGAGCGAGGAGCGACTCCGCGAGATTTTCACCGAAGCCAGCGAGAACGCACCCTCGATAATCTTCTTCGACGAGGTGGACAGCCTCGGCGGGAAACGCGACGAGGAGAGCGACATGGAGAATCGGTTAGTCGCCCAGATGCTCTCGCTGATGGACGGGTTGGAATCCCGCGGCGAAGTCGTCGTCATCGGCGCGACGAACCGCGTGGACGCCATCGACCCCGCGCTCCGCCGTGGCGGCCGGTTCGACCGCGAGATCGAGATCGGCGCGCCGGACGAGGGCGGCCGA of Haladaptatus sp. R4 contains these proteins:
- a CDS encoding DUF5796 family protein, with amino-acid sequence MSVRNDVSPDTLGVELTEDGIVVEYKDGRETFYHGVPRKVDGTLRTQPGKLVQVLVTAPTETEGVMTYVNDRDTHDDILEETGVGRVILEPGEEAELFPGVSVRSDGYAVEVEASPEIARGRVFLFEEDAMGERSFEFVEEDESADGNE
- a CDS encoding cation diffusion facilitator family transporter yields the protein MGDHRKEFLKASWANVLTNVLKIVVEGGVGLTFGSLALVADAAHSVADLLASAVVLVWGRLSFEGPDTNHPHGHDRVEPLTALFVGGTLVLLGLKLLYDAGQTILSAPESTYSIALVAGLAFAFCDRAFCYWYTKRVNRNVESAGLAALAADSKNDLYTTGAAVIGVAGMAGGFPVLDPLAGGLVSLLVIHQGVEISRENVNYLVDTAAPKPVRDDIRDEILSHEDVHGLHDFTAYHAGTVYEVEFHAEVAADHTFIEAHDIETELRNDLVSRDDVGDVHIHLDPEGLGEWKDAEERHGSSPIN
- a CDS encoding CDC48 family AAA ATPase, with translation MTKKPTVALTVRGAEKRDGGRGIARIADAARQKLGVLSGDTVVVEGDGTTVVKVWPASSTVPENTIQIDAETRANAGVRIGDEVSVSPISVSDADSITVVPKANFSMDDVDTLERAVKQELLDRPVQSGERARIERLGDAGLFVVSRTNPGGTVRVTNDTDVKVSLSKLTESVSTAASNSNDSTDVTGAAYEDIGGLDEELRRVREMVELPLSNPELFRRLGIDPPKGVLLYGPPGTGKTLIAKAVANEVNAHFVSISGPEVMSKYKGESEERLREIFTEASENAPSIIFFDEVDSLGGKRDEESDMENRLVAQMLSLMDGLESRGEVVVIGATNRVDAIDPALRRGGRFDREIEIGAPDEGGRREILEVHTRGMPLADDVAVERLAATTHGFVGADLHTLVTEAAMAALRRARDDGADDEALLSVEVTRGDFNTALASVEPSAMREFVAEAPEISFEDVGGLNEAKRTLIEAVEWPLSYSNLFEATRTEPPSGVLLYGPPGTGKTLLARALAGESDVNFVSVAGPELLDRYVGESEKSVREVFDRARQASPAIVFFDEIDALASQRDDSHEVTERVVSQLLTELDGLTENPNLVVLAATNRREAIDPALLRPGRLESHIEIPGPDEEARRKILSVHAGDKPLADDVDLDALAAELDGFTGADIEALVRGASMRAIREAADEWTPEEANERADEIVIEERHFDMAREFVQPTLG